The genome window TACCCAAAAACCTGATAATTTTACTGAAAATAGCCATGGGCTTTCGGGTGACTCGAGGGGTCACAATGAGATTGAGGATGTTGTGGAAGAAATTCAGCATTTGCGAAGTGAGGGGAGGGATGACGAGTTGAGGTCACAGGGGGTGAGAATTCCGCTGCCATGGGAGTTATTACAGCCGGCATTGAGGAATTGTCTTGCAGCTCATTATGCTGATGCTATTGGTCCCTGCTATGGAATTCCCAATTATTGTGATGTTTGGGTAAGTATATACTCCTTTCTATCTATGTTAGACTTTGAATCTATGTATTCTGTGCATTACTGAACACTTACAATCTTCATGGtcaaaatttgtatttgttaCGAGGTTTGATTGTACAAAAATAGAGCATATGAGTTTTGACTGCATATGGTTCTGACAGGGCACTCACTCGGTAGAAACAAGCTAGAACAACTTCTGAAACAAGGAAGGCAATCAAAAGAGGACATTAATTCTACATACAAAATTATGCGTAGGGTAGAAGCAGAAGAACTTTCACTTGATGCTGCAGAACTTGTTATTACAAGCACCAAGCAGGAGATTGATGAACAGTGGGGACTatatgatggatttaatgtaaAGCTTGAGAAAGTTTTGAGGGCCCGTGCAAGAAGAGGGGTCAATTGCCATGGTCGCTACATGCCAAGGATGGCGGTAAGCATActgttgagaaattaaattgatGTGCTATTGCTTTAGCTGAAACTTGTGCATTAGTGTTGGTTCTTAAAATAAGCAAAGCAATTTAGATAGTTAttgcttctttgtttttttgttcAACTAAAGTAATTCCCTGGAATGGTAAGCTACTAAGACAAGGCTCATTACTCCAGTGCAGTAATGGTTTTTAATTGATAGCATGCCTCTTTTGAGGAACTTAGAAGATTTCATTAGACATGTATGATCTGCCTTTGTTATTTCCTATTAAGCACTAGTATGGCAGATGGCTGTTGTCAATGAGACTATGATTTTCACTTAGGTTCTTGAATTCTGCAGCCAGGAGAGCATCATGAGAAAGTCTAGACATCTGCTCAAGTGTATATACATTTATGAAGGTTCTAATATCTGCTAGTTTTAGCTACATTTTTCAGGTTATCCCTCCTGGGATGGACTTCAGCAATGTCATAGCACAAGAAGACACAGCCGAAGTCGATGGTGAACTTGTAGCACTAACCAATGGTGATGGTGCTTCACCTAAAGCACTCCCTCCAATATGGTCAGAAGTGAGTAGGTGGTTTTCATAACTGATTTTGCTCTTACCTGGGAATGTTTACCTTACATCTTAGTAACTGTTTTGACAGGTAATGCGGTTTCTCACAAATCCCCACAAGCCAATGATTCTAGCATTGTCAAGACCAGATCCAAAGAAAAATATTACCACACTTGCAGCTCATTATGCTGATGCTATTGGTCCCTGCTATGGAATTCCCAATTATTGTGATGTTTGGGTAAGTATATACTCCTTTCTATCTATGTTAGACTTTGAATCTATGTATTCTGTGCATTACTGAACACTTACAATCTTCATGGTCAAAATTTGTATATGTTACGAGGTTTGATTGTACAAAAATAGAGCATATGAGTTTTGACTGCATGCTCTTTTTTTGCCGTGCAAAAAAGATTGATCTTATATGGCTCTATAAGTATAATGGGAGTAGATTGGTCAGTATGTGAGGAACTAAAGCAGAGAATTAGATAAGGAAGAACTGGCCCTGAGTGGGAGACAGATGTTGACTCCATTTTTGttaaattccccagataaaagGTAATATGATGGTTCGAATGGTAATCTGATGAATGTAGGCAGACAGATAGTTGATTTTCATGGAGAGATGGTCCTATTGGAGAATTACAGTGCTCTTAACTACACTGGTATTTGCCTGTTGTCTATTTCTTACACCTTGTTGATGTATTTTAGAAAGCGGTGAATGATATGGTGCCTTTTTGACAACTAAGTTCAGTGAATTATTTGGTTTTGGATGATGATATGATAAACATTGCTACTCAAGGAGGAAATCTTATTATTGCATTCCAATGTTATGATAAGTTGTTCGTCTCCTGTCTGTGTTACCCTCTGTCATTCTAAAGTATTTGGGATCCCTGCATAGGTTCAGTCTTtcttaataaaatttaattcCAATGCTATTTATATATCTGTACTGAGCACCTTTTTAAATGCTGAACTCTTAGAAGTAGCTTCTGCTTCAGATGGATAAACTCCGATGTCTCACTGTTACATTTGGAAGGTCTTTTCCTGTGCTTGCGACTTGGTAAATGGGAAGCAGGATTAGGTGGAACTGGCTACTACGTTGCTTGTATTACAGGTAAGCCATATGTGAAACTGCATTTTGGGAAATCTGTTTCAGGATGCTACTTTTGGAAACCATTTATTGCTTATAAGCACTGATGGTACTTATTTATCTTATGTACTTTACCACTTTCCCTTTCTTGTCCTTGGCATGTGTATTAACGGTGGAGCAAGCAGGGGAACCAGTGAAAGATTCTAAAACTTCCATTTCTGTGAGTGTTGGAGGTATTAAATGCTCGGCTGTGGTGGTGTAAATATTTAATGCTTTTGTATTTGGTATCTGATGCTTGGTACTATTTgggttttcatttccatttgaaTTTTCTGTTTAGTTGTTAATGGTAGATTTCTTGAATCTATCTCTGTGTTGAGACCAATTGTTTTCTACGTGCTCACCTAACAGGATGAATTAAAGGTCTGGTGGTCCAGAACTTTGAGGAATGGTGGGAAGATTCCATCAACGGAGGATTTGGAAACGAAATTGAGACAGAGAATCAAATTAGGCTTCTAAATTCTACACTTAAGACCAGTAGCATAGCATCACCAAGCTACAGTGGGTTTCTTGCGCAAGTTTTCTGATTTGGTTAATTAAGGCAAGTTTTTCGGTATTCATTGTTGGTTTTGACATCTGTTTTAACTTGAGCTGAGAAAGTGCGAATTCAGAATAAAAGCACCCTTGGGGTAAGCTGAGAATAGCTGAACAAGCATGTAGTTATTGTACATAGAAAACTAGTTTGGATCCTGTTTGAAAACTAGAATCAGTAGTGGGAAATTTTAACCAATTGCTTGGCTTCCAAGGTCGCCTAGTCTTAAAAATGGTTTTCAGACTGACAAAATACTGGTTCACATTAATGCCTCATTTCTTGTGTAATTATGTGAAAGGTTGGACTAACACACATCCAGATCAAAATATCTGATATTAGAACAAAGCCACAAGAATGTTGTTCTGGTCTGGGCGTAGGGTATATCATTTAACTACTAAGGCCTAGGAAAATATTCACTATCAATTGCCTGAGCAAAAGAATCTCTATCTGGAACTATGTGTGTGGATGACAACTGGAAATTAACAGCATCCATATCTCCACCTTTGTAGATGTGTTGGTCCATTGCTTTTAACTAGAATGAAACAACTTGACTTCAAATGATGTTACAGGACTTcatgatgttttcctttttgtcAAAGGAAAATATCGAAGTATGATGCCTGTTTCGATTGCTATTTTCtggagtttttgtaaaaaaaaaaaaaaaataccgtagtgatatgatgtatatgagataaaagagTGATTAGAAAATGTATTTACGGAAacctaaaaatattttgaagaaaaatggcaatccaaCCTGTGGAGTCCATTCTCTGTGGACTTCAACTACACCGAATTCATCTAAAGATTAAACAACAATTACTGTGGGAGTCCAATTTAATTGTTCAATAAGTTGAGCTAtttaaagaagaaagaaaataaaaaaaaactgttttagaGAGCTCTTTAGTTGAGCTTATGCAGTGTTGTATTTGTATAGATTGGACTGTGATTTCTAACTTCTTGCTGGTGTTGTAATATGTGGGCCCAAATTATATGAGGTTCttaatgaattgtaatttttgtcttaataatctaagtctcattacttgttatttattattgtactccTCCCCTTACCTACTTCTTTTACCCTTTTATGACAGATAAATGCTATTCATACTAGCTTTCGGAAGATAACTATGGTTATGGTTGAAGAATATTGAAGACAAAATTGCCTTTTGCTCATGGAGTGGTTCATTTaaaagttcttcaatttcttaaactgtgattgcttttgtaaatgtaccttatgtacaagtgatattttggacaaatgttatttttgtaggcattagttgggtaatgtacacttgaatttggcatttgagaatgctatattattaccatgtaatctaatgcaaatacttttggttatcaatcgttcatgtttatttgtatgatttgtttaaaatcaatgatttagcaatgattacaggccaaattatgattattaagctattgagaaattatctaatgacaaaaaaaagttgtcacaaattagaaaataaaaactccttgtCACAACAGAGACTGTCACTAAATCTAAGTTACATTTGTGACGACAATTGTTGTCAGTAAAATAGTTATATACAATGGCTTTCGGTGCTTTTTAGTGACGATcttaagtagagcatttttgacaaaaggtcaattcgtcaataaaacacttccggattgttgtcactaatgacaactatttagtgacgacatttcaggtcgtcactaaatagttgtcattagtgacgacaatctggaagtgttttattgacgacttgatcttttgtcaaaaatgctctacttaaagtcgtcactaatgaaAACTATTTAGTGACGTCACATAAAATGTCGTCACTgtttacttttaccgacggggatttagtgacgactttgtgacgatcaaaaagtcgtcaataaaaggtatttgtgacgatatttgtatgttctgtgatgactttgtgttgtcactgatgaacaattttcttgtagtgagtTATTCACTAATTTGATGTTGTGGGCATCTAGTGCATAACTTATTGAACCTTTCCCAATAATCATGTAGGGACTCCCGGGATACTGCTTAATGCtacatatttcttttcttagactTGCAGCTTGGGATGCAGgaaagaattttttcaaaaatttcttcttaAGTTGGGCCCATGTTGTGATACTACCTGCGGGTAGGTAGTATAACCAATCATTCGCTGCATCCTTGATGGAAAAAGGGAAGGCTCTCAGTCTAATTTACTCTTCAGTGACCCCAAGAGGTTTCATACTAGAGCAAACCACCTCGAACTTCTTGACGTGTTTGTGGGGTTTTTCAGCAGAGAGACCATGGAAAGAACGTAAGAGGTGAATCAACCCCGACTTCAATTCGAAAGCAGTATTCTCAGTCAAAGTGGGGAATGTGATGCACAAGGGCTGGTGAGTCAGTTCCGGGGCAGCCAGCTCCCTTAATGTTTGGGTGTTGGCCATGCTTACTTCATATTCTACTGACTCGTTAGCAATAAATAAGTGCCCTTCTTTTCGTCTCTTGGTCTCTTGCCTCCGCTTACGTGCCTTCTCAACCTCAGGGTCATATATCAATTCACCTGTGCGAGAAGAACGGGGCATAAACTAGTAAAAATATCaagaagaataaaataaaataaaaataaaaactgaatttgaaaagaaacaaataatccaaacgccagctccccggcaacggcaccaaaaattgacaggtgccgaacctgtgcgataataattactaaaaaatcctaattaccaccacaattaatcatagaacaaatccaagtactggagcatggaccctaggtgtgcaatgggttacttgattcaccctgtttccgaagagtttgcttgatccgatataccagagttgtctataaaaatattaattttgcgtaaaatggcaagtagggttgattccacagggagcgggtagaaaattatttctttccaagtCAATAGAATAGAAGTAGGGGATATTCAAtggaatgaaaataaaaatgaaataaataaaattcaagagCTAACTCAACAAGTACAATTTACTAAAACTAGCAATTAATaaagttctacccaaaggatcaactgcttAGGCACGGttcaattaaatgatcatcgatgcaaagatatttcatccattcatcactaggttggttatagttatcaacaaactctgacaaccagttcttccttaccttttcgacagtcaagatacgaccattgactgcttttctaaccagataacaaccctaggtacgatcgtaggaatttaattacccaattgcattaaaactagaagaacccaaccctaaccaataaacacgctaagagggtttatttaaactaGATCTAGATCTTACGTTTTGCCAACATAAAACCAATTATTGTGGTTATCACTAGGTATcaactaaacgaacaattacggattcaatttagttaatgtgacagtaggctattaaattaaatcaaatacccggccgttgatattcaattaataaaatactcatgaacaattaattcaagaaacacacgAATAGCaacaaattgaaagaaataatgaagattcgattagatctcacaaatTTTATGAACCACGCCTTCGCGTCGACCTGtgggtagaggagaaaattagccgctcctTATCGTATGAATCACACGTGGGTTAATTGGTTCCATCCGCACAAACATCACAGAATTTGGAACGATTAAATACcgaagagagaaaaaggaaaaagtcacCCTTGTCTATGCGTTGATGTTCATATTGAAGCCCCCAAAGTTCAACACAAAACCCACGAGAGTTTTTTACTGAGCCAAATCAAGAGTGAAATAAAAAGTCCCAAGCGTAAAAGccaaaaggaaggaaaagtcTATCCCCCTCTGACGGCTACAAAAAACTAAAAGCTAATGTCTCTTGAGCAGGAAAGGAACTTTAATAGAAAAGGACTCCTAGAGGAAAACTCCTCCTCAATCCGCATGTAGATTCCCTTTTTGTAGTGCGCCGTCAgccgaaaagaaaaagaaacatctGAAGCTTTTGAAAGGAATGTCTGGAGCAAAGTTTCCTCTTTTTGGGGCTTTAATCCTATGCTCCGGGATCACATGGACCCAATTCACCAGTTGGCCCTTCCGGCTTTCGGTAACATCTACCTTTTCTGGCGTGGGCATGCCCTGAGATAAAGGGTCTTCTGGTAATTTGCCTCAAGAGACTACTTTtaatgccaatcacctataattCGCACAAATATGAAATAAGAGTAAAACCTCAATACTTAGCACAGTaagtagccaaaattagggcGAAATAACAAtgcaaaatgtgccaaataacCGCTCTATCATATATCAATGATGGAGACATAGTAGTCGGGGgactaaaaaatatttattatattccTTGAAATATTCAACAGAAGAAGACAAGTCAGAGGAAAAAGTAGACATACATATGTATTTTGATGAAAAATTTAGAGAATATCCTGCCCTCCATGGCTCCACTACACAAGAACCCGTATGGCTATGTTTAAAAATAAACTTGAAGACCAGATCTCCATAGTTAGCCTTTGTAGGATGTTTAAAAAAGTGGATGAGAATGCAACTAGAGTGACTTTCTGGTTTTGTGCTCCACAAGTAGACTTAGATGGTGACCTACATCCAATTAGGGACAATGATGATGtgcaattgatgaataaaacaCGTTGGGGTTTGGCAACAAGGATAATATATGCTTGCAGTAGGGATGATCCTTTTGAAGAGCCATTAGAACACGGTAGGGACAATGTGTTGGAGCGAAATTTGACAATAGATGCATCAACATCAAATAAATGTGCAGATGGGGTACATAACTCCAAAATAGACAACAGGGATGATGGGGTAGATAACATAGAgactttagaaaaaaaaaatgggctgAGTAATTGCAATCCAAAGAAGACAAATATTGATGATGATGAGCCTGAATGGCTGAAGGAGGGGTTGGAAACAAAAGAGGACGAGGACATTTTTGCAACTAAAAAagatgtggataaatgcaacaaATCAGAAAGCGGGTCCATCTTACATTCCATCCATTTTAAGCCTTATCATGTGTTCTCTTTTCCTGCAAAGGTAGCTATCAAGAGCCCTGCCAAAAATGAAACTAATAAGGAAAAAAGGTCCAGAAGTAAGAAGCAATCTGTAGGGCCAGACAACATTGG of Coffea arabica cultivar ET-39 chromosome 5c, Coffea Arabica ET-39 HiFi, whole genome shotgun sequence contains these proteins:
- the LOC140007616 gene encoding probable sucrose-phosphate synthase 3, whose protein sequence is MVLTGHSLGRNKLEQLLKQGRQSKEDINSTYKIMRRVEAEELSLDAAELVITSTKQEIDEQWGLYDGFNVKLEKVLRARARRGVNCHGRYMPRMAVIPPGMDFSNVIAQEDTAEVDGELVALTNGDGASPKALPPIWSEVMRFLTNPHKPMILALSRPDPKKNITTLAAHYADAIGPCYGIPNYCDVWMDKLRCLTVTFGRSFPVLATW